One Papaver somniferum cultivar HN1 chromosome 10, ASM357369v1, whole genome shotgun sequence genomic window carries:
- the LOC113315772 gene encoding uncharacterized protein LOC113315772, with translation MHKPPSSQFYSSNMTTVNQLIDHDSKTWKTDILNVLFDENIVAEIINIRIPIAGKDQLRWEPSSNGIFTIKSAYSSIFNDSLVDKPTKNNLDICWKSFWRYKLSQRVQHFMWKYLHGCIATKSRLSRFTRHQDNSCALCNNNNAETLQHLFFECPSMGDWTRTKSLQINNNSFVIIADKFWKAPCTYTLKINFDASHIDKSVLSSWGLICRDFAGNSYGLRGGAHLAIDPEQDKAQSLLEAVQWALKNGWRRIHLEGDCQNVIAAVNGSSTSIKWTTSNLVQDTLVLLSSFDFWACTYVHRDANHIADSLAKNVRTQAICFCWSDNMPSWVNHLIQQDKNNL, from the exons ATGCATAAACCTCCTTCTAGCCAATTTTACTCTTCTAATATGACTACTGTGAACCAGCTTATTGATCATGATTCTAAGACCTGGAAAACAGATATCTTGAATGTTTTATTTGATGAAAATATTGTGGCAGAGATTATTAATATTAGAATCCCTATTGCAGGAAAGGATCAGCTAAGATGGGAGCCTTCTAGTAATGGCATTTTCACTATCAAGTCTGCTTACAGTTCCATCTTTAATGATAGTTTAGTTGATAAACCCACTAAGAACAATCTAGATATATGCTGGAAATCTTTTTGGAGATATAAATTATCTCAAAGAGTCCAGCACTTTATGTGGAAATACCTTCATGGATGTATTGCTACAAAATCTAGACTTTCTAGGTTCACTAGACATCAGGATAATAGCTGTGCTTTATGCAACAACAACAACGCTGAAACCTTACAACATCTCTTTTTTGAGTGCCCAAGT ATGGGAGATTGGACAAGAACTAAAAGTTTACAGATTAACAACAACAGTTTTGTGATAATAGCAGACAAGTTCTGGAAGGCGCCTTGTACATACACcctaaaaataaattttgatgcttcaCATATTGATAAATCAGTACTCTCAAGCTGGGGACTAATATGTAGAGATTTTGCAGGGAATAGCTatggactgcgaggaggtgcaCATCTAGCCATTGATCCAGAACAAGATAAGGCGCAATCCCTTTTAGAAGCAGTACAATGGGCGTTAAAGAATGGATGGAGAAGGATTCACTTGGAGGGAGATTGTCAGAATGTGATAGCTGCAGTAAATGGAAGTTCTACGTCAATAAAATGGACTACTTCTAACTTAGTCCAAGATACTCTAGTTTTATTAAGTTCTTTTGATTTCTGGGCATGCACTTATGTACATAGAGATGCAAACCACATTGCAGACTCTTTAGCTAAGAATGTAAGAACCCAAGCAATTTGTTTCTGCTGGTCAGATAATATGCCTAGCTGGGTTAATCATTTAATCCAGCAGGATAAAAACAATTTGTAA